From one Paeniglutamicibacter psychrophenolicus genomic stretch:
- a CDS encoding M24 family metallopeptidase, with translation MSIPATLPDPELSTKHARLAAILEARGADGLVLRSPGALGWFLGGARTHVSLAGAPVAEVLVQRNGAHLLVFGNEAARLFAEELPVGLETIEVPWAENLSAHTGRTATDLGLAMVLDEDEVALELRAARAALLPLEQERYRQLCADTARTLGDVLFEAVPRDTERGIASRLAARLMLDGSDPLVVLVAGADRLGFRHPLPTANPVGNMFMAVLCARREGLIANVTRWVSFAPRSAGQLRAEASILEVEAEILEATRPGVSLASILPVIQAAYPRHGFETDEWIRHHQGGPTGYVGRDPRLVPGVTDTVVAGQAFAWNPSAPGVKVEDTMLLTETGFEVLSVDPRWPTLTVAGRQRPAILER, from the coding sequence TTGAGCATCCCCGCCACGCTTCCCGACCCCGAGCTCTCCACCAAGCACGCCCGGCTGGCCGCCATCCTCGAGGCCCGCGGGGCCGACGGGCTGGTGTTGCGGTCCCCCGGCGCCCTGGGCTGGTTCCTGGGCGGGGCGCGCACCCACGTGTCCCTGGCCGGAGCCCCGGTGGCCGAGGTGCTGGTTCAGCGCAACGGCGCGCATCTGTTGGTCTTTGGGAACGAGGCCGCGCGACTTTTCGCCGAAGAGCTGCCCGTGGGCCTGGAAACCATCGAAGTCCCTTGGGCCGAGAATCTCTCCGCACACACGGGCCGGACTGCCACGGACCTCGGACTGGCGATGGTCCTTGACGAGGACGAGGTTGCCCTCGAACTGCGGGCGGCGCGGGCCGCGCTGCTTCCCCTCGAGCAGGAACGCTACCGCCAGCTCTGCGCAGACACCGCCCGGACGCTGGGCGACGTGCTCTTCGAGGCCGTGCCTCGGGACACCGAGCGAGGCATCGCCTCCCGGCTTGCCGCGCGGCTCATGCTCGATGGCAGCGACCCGCTGGTGGTGCTGGTGGCAGGTGCCGACCGTTTGGGCTTCAGGCACCCGCTGCCCACGGCGAATCCGGTGGGAAACATGTTCATGGCGGTGCTCTGCGCCAGGCGCGAGGGGTTGATTGCCAACGTCACCCGTTGGGTGTCCTTTGCTCCCCGGAGTGCCGGTCAGCTCCGCGCCGAGGCTTCCATCTTGGAGGTGGAGGCCGAGATCCTTGAAGCAACCCGGCCGGGCGTCTCCCTGGCTTCGATTCTTCCGGTCATCCAGGCCGCCTACCCGCGGCACGGTTTCGAGACTGACGAGTGGATACGCCACCACCAGGGAGGTCCCACCGGGTATGTCGGCCGCGACCCGCGCCTGGTGCCCGGTGTCACAGACACCGTTGTTGCCGGACAGGCCTTCGCCTGGAACCCGTCCGCGCCGGGGGTCAAGGTGGAGGACACCATGTTGCTGACCGAGACCGGGTTCGAGGTACTGAGCGTTGATCCACGTTGGCCCACGCTCACCGTGGCCGGACGCCAGCGGCCCGCAATCCTGGAACGCTGA
- a CDS encoding DUF6398 domain-containing protein yields MTELKDPKMPKEVQEKGNTVIGITDEFCLTHLDDKYAQLCRNVVGKLARKRPSPLLRGDLRIWASGVIYALAAQNFLFDKSQPMHLGAEQLAELLGVKKTTMGNKGTIVRNLLKIGIFDPEFTHPDLLKDNPLTWMLLIDGLAVDVRQLPVEIQRKAFDMGLIPHVPGEEATDG; encoded by the coding sequence GTGACAGAGCTGAAGGATCCAAAGATGCCCAAGGAGGTGCAGGAAAAGGGGAACACGGTCATCGGGATCACCGATGAATTCTGCCTGACGCACCTGGATGACAAGTATGCCCAGCTGTGCCGCAACGTCGTCGGCAAGCTCGCGCGCAAGCGCCCCTCCCCGCTGTTGCGCGGGGATCTGCGGATCTGGGCCAGCGGGGTCATCTACGCGCTGGCGGCGCAGAACTTCCTGTTCGACAAGTCGCAGCCGATGCACCTGGGTGCGGAGCAACTGGCCGAGTTGCTGGGCGTCAAGAAGACCACCATGGGCAACAAGGGCACCATCGTGCGCAACCTGCTGAAGATCGGGATATTTGATCCCGAATTCACGCATCCCGATTTGTTGAAGGACAACCCGCTGACCTGGATGCTGCTCATTGACGGCCTGGCGGTGGATGTGCGCCAGCTCCCGGTCGAGATCCAGCGCAAGGCGTTCGACATGGGCCTGATCCCCCACGTACCCGGCGAGGAGGCAACCGATGGATAG
- a CDS encoding ABC transporter substrate-binding protein, whose product MRFTRLAKFGAMASIAALALTGCGGSGSAAGPDADGNVTLRFSWWGSESRSAATQKIIDAFEAKNPGIKVQGEYGDWGGYWDKLATQVASNDAPDVIQMDDKYLREYADRGALMDLEGIDISKFDEAAIANGTTEEGLFGITTGINAMVMTANPTLFKEAGLELPDDKTWTWDDYKEIAATITEKTDAFGASGPNEPAGFQFWLRQDGKSLTTAEGTLGYEPADAKAYFEMLKGLMDAKAIPTASGIAEDQSPGPDRSLTGTGGAAMGMWWTNQLAALSGASGEELVPLRMPGRSGQDGGSNTFYKSSMFMSATKASKHPEEVKKFIDFMVNSEEAGMLNLADRGLPSNLDVRAAVIDKLDGADARSAKFIADIEDEVGDAEPVPPRGFSGLQDILYRYGLEVFFGRLGPDEAAEKMFAEMQTEIG is encoded by the coding sequence ATGAGATTCACTCGACTGGCCAAATTCGGCGCGATGGCATCAATTGCCGCTCTTGCCCTGACCGGCTGCGGCGGCAGCGGCAGTGCGGCGGGCCCGGACGCCGACGGCAACGTGACGCTTCGGTTCTCCTGGTGGGGTTCGGAATCGCGGTCCGCGGCAACCCAAAAGATCATCGATGCCTTCGAGGCCAAGAACCCCGGCATCAAGGTGCAGGGCGAATACGGCGACTGGGGTGGCTACTGGGACAAGCTGGCAACGCAGGTGGCCTCCAACGACGCCCCGGACGTCATCCAGATGGACGACAAGTACCTGCGGGAGTATGCCGACCGCGGCGCGCTGATGGACCTCGAAGGCATCGATATCTCCAAGTTCGACGAAGCAGCCATTGCCAACGGCACCACCGAGGAAGGCCTCTTCGGCATCACCACGGGCATCAACGCCATGGTCATGACGGCCAACCCCACGCTCTTCAAGGAAGCCGGGCTCGAATTGCCCGATGACAAGACCTGGACCTGGGACGACTACAAGGAAATCGCGGCAACCATCACCGAGAAGACCGACGCGTTCGGGGCCAGCGGACCGAACGAGCCTGCCGGCTTCCAGTTCTGGCTGCGCCAGGACGGCAAGTCGCTGACCACCGCCGAGGGCACGCTCGGCTACGAACCGGCCGATGCGAAGGCCTACTTCGAGATGCTCAAGGGCCTCATGGATGCCAAGGCCATCCCGACCGCCTCCGGCATCGCCGAGGACCAGAGCCCGGGCCCGGACAGGTCGCTGACGGGCACCGGCGGCGCCGCCATGGGCATGTGGTGGACCAACCAGCTGGCAGCACTCTCGGGTGCATCCGGCGAGGAGCTTGTCCCGCTGCGGATGCCAGGACGCAGCGGCCAGGACGGTGGCTCGAACACCTTCTACAAGTCGTCGATGTTCATGTCGGCCACCAAGGCATCCAAGCACCCAGAGGAAGTCAAGAAGTTCATTGACTTCATGGTCAACTCCGAGGAAGCCGGCATGCTGAATCTTGCAGATCGCGGCCTGCCCTCCAACCTCGATGTCCGTGCGGCAGTCATCGACAAGCTCGACGGCGCGGATGCACGTTCCGCCAAGTTCATTGCCGACATCGAAGACGAGGTCGGGGACGCGGAGCCGGTCCCGCCGAGGGGCTTCAGCGGATTGCAGGACATCCTCTACCGCTACGGGCTTGAGGTCTTCTTCGGGCGGCTTGGCCCGGACGAGGCAGCCGAGAAGATGTTCGCCGAAATGCAGACGGAAATCGGCTAG
- a CDS encoding LacI family DNA-binding transcriptional regulator — translation MVVRLADVAQAAGVSSATASRVLNGSARVPAEDIAGRVRAAAERLGYFPNAQAQALARSSAGLVGLIVHDIADPYFSSIAHGVQHGLRGSGLRVMLSSTDRDGETELEAVRAFMSYRTDGIVLAGSRGLDGEAELAAALAMYQKNGGKVVVVGQPLPDTLGLYVDNRGAATRLVRGLVELGHRRFVILMGDAQLKTIEERKAGFLEGLAEAGIEPLAVLLGVFTRDGGLETMTRHLEESASDLGQGQICVLAANDVMALGALTAIRRAGLRVPQDVALAGFDDISTLEDMVPSITTVHLPLDEMGERAGRMLLEGDADSGDDVQVVAGEPVFRESTVFCPR, via the coding sequence ATGGTCGTACGGCTTGCCGATGTAGCCCAGGCAGCGGGGGTCTCTTCGGCCACCGCGTCGCGGGTGCTGAACGGTTCCGCGAGGGTGCCCGCCGAGGACATCGCCGGGCGGGTCCGTGCGGCGGCCGAGCGGCTGGGCTACTTCCCCAATGCCCAGGCCCAGGCACTGGCGCGCTCCTCGGCCGGACTGGTCGGTTTGATCGTCCACGACATTGCCGACCCCTATTTTTCCTCCATCGCCCACGGTGTCCAGCACGGACTGCGCGGCTCGGGGCTGCGCGTGATGCTCTCGAGCACCGACCGCGACGGGGAGACCGAGCTGGAGGCCGTGAGGGCCTTCATGTCCTACCGCACCGACGGCATCGTGCTGGCCGGCTCGCGCGGGCTGGACGGGGAGGCGGAGCTCGCCGCCGCCCTGGCGATGTACCAAAAAAACGGCGGCAAGGTCGTCGTGGTGGGCCAGCCGCTGCCGGACACCCTGGGCCTGTACGTGGACAACCGCGGAGCGGCAACCAGGCTGGTGCGAGGGCTGGTTGAGCTGGGCCACCGGCGCTTCGTCATCCTGATGGGGGACGCCCAGCTGAAAACCATCGAGGAGCGCAAGGCCGGCTTCCTCGAGGGGCTTGCGGAGGCCGGCATCGAGCCGCTTGCCGTGCTCCTGGGGGTGTTCACCCGGGATGGTGGCCTGGAGACAATGACCCGCCACCTCGAGGAATCCGCGAGTGATCTCGGGCAGGGGCAGATCTGTGTGCTGGCCGCCAATGACGTCATGGCCCTGGGTGCGCTGACGGCGATCCGGAGGGCTGGCCTGCGCGTGCCACAGGATGTCGCCCTGGCCGGATTCGATGACATTTCCACGCTCGAGGACATGGTTCCATCGATCACCACCGTCCACTTGCCGCTGGACGAAATGGGCGAGCGGGCGGGCCGGATGCTGCTCGAGGGCGACGCGGACAGCGGGGACGATGTCCAGGTTGTCGCGGGGGAGCCGGTCTTCCGCGAGAGCACCGTGTTCTGCCCGCGATAG
- a CDS encoding dihydrodipicolinate synthase family protein, with protein sequence MLPGPEGIRYPHTLNQPGAWTKPERPISSRNVYAAAHVIPLMSAENTPGAPADLDWTATLGYRHELWSWGLGVADAMDTAQRGMGLDWASTKALIAKSSAEAASVVRNAPAALQGKTVRDLISCGVGTDQLDPATLEPGEAGLAAVKAAYLEQLEVVEAAGAKTIIMCSRALARVARNAGDYLTLYSHLLEQSTEPVILHWLGTMFDPALEGYWGSSDVSVATGTFLELIRTHAHKVDGVKVSLLDAGHEKQLRAALPTGVRLYTGDDFNYPELIRGDGQRHSDALLGIFAAIYPAASTALQAIDAGDTARGYEILASTQELGRHIFSAPTFYYKTGIAFLAWLNGHQSGFQMAGGLHSGRSLPHLAKTFALADTAGLLHDPDEAARRMGTLLLAGGIK encoded by the coding sequence ATGCTTCCGGGCCCCGAGGGCATCCGTTACCCACACACCCTGAACCAACCGGGGGCCTGGACCAAGCCGGAAAGGCCCATCTCCTCCCGCAATGTCTACGCCGCGGCCCACGTCATCCCGCTGATGAGCGCGGAGAACACCCCCGGGGCACCGGCCGACCTGGACTGGACGGCCACCCTGGGCTACCGCCACGAACTGTGGAGCTGGGGTCTGGGCGTTGCCGATGCCATGGACACCGCCCAGCGCGGCATGGGCCTGGACTGGGCCTCCACGAAGGCGTTGATCGCCAAGTCTTCGGCCGAGGCCGCTTCCGTGGTGCGCAACGCACCGGCCGCGCTGCAAGGAAAGACCGTGCGGGACTTGATTTCCTGCGGCGTGGGCACCGACCAGCTGGACCCGGCAACCCTGGAACCCGGCGAGGCCGGACTGGCCGCGGTCAAAGCCGCCTACCTCGAGCAGCTCGAGGTGGTGGAGGCCGCAGGCGCCAAGACCATCATCATGTGCTCCCGGGCCCTGGCAAGGGTCGCCCGCAACGCCGGGGACTACCTCACGCTCTACTCCCACCTGCTCGAACAGTCCACCGAACCGGTCATCCTGCACTGGCTTGGCACCATGTTCGATCCGGCACTGGAAGGCTACTGGGGTTCGAGCGACGTCTCGGTCGCGACCGGGACCTTCCTGGAACTGATCCGCACCCACGCCCACAAGGTCGACGGGGTGAAGGTCTCGCTGCTCGATGCCGGGCATGAAAAGCAATTGCGTGCAGCCCTGCCGACGGGCGTGCGCCTCTACACCGGGGACGACTTCAACTACCCGGAGCTGATCCGCGGCGACGGCCAACGGCACTCCGATGCCCTGCTGGGCATCTTTGCCGCCATCTACCCCGCCGCCTCCACGGCACTGCAGGCCATCGACGCCGGGGACACAGCGCGCGGATACGAAATCCTGGCCTCCACCCAGGAACTGGGGCGGCACATCTTCTCCGCCCCCACCTTCTACTACAAGACCGGGATCGCGTTCCTGGCCTGGCTCAACGGACACCAGTCCGGCTTCCAGATGGCCGGCGGCCTGCATTCGGGCCGCTCGCTGCCGCACCTGGCCAAGACCTTCGCCCTGGCCGACACCGCAGGCCTCCTGCACGACCCGGACGAGGCAGCACGACGCATGGGCACCCTACTGCTTGCCGGAGGAATCAAATGA
- a CDS encoding Gfo/Idh/MocA family protein translates to MPETQVLRIAMNGITGRMGYRQHLLRSILPIRDQGGITLADGRKITVQPILVGRNEEKIKELARLHKIEHWTTDLDGIIHDASVDIVFDASMTSLRNETLTKAINAGKHIFTEKPTAETLEEAIELARLAKTAGITAGVVHDKLYLPGLVKLRRLVDEGFFGRILSLRGEFGYWVFEGDVQSAQRPSWNYRLADGGSMTTDMYCHWNYVLEGIIGKVKSVTSKTATHIPARWDEQDNEYQATADDAAYGIFELETPDGDPVVAQINSSWAVRVYRDELVEFQIDGTHGSAVAGLNKCVAQQRAHTPKPVWNPDLPVTESFRDQWLEVPANDELDNGFKRQWEEFLEDVANKREHRFGLLSAARGVQLAELGLLSAAERRTIDIPEVAL, encoded by the coding sequence ATGCCGGAAACACAAGTCCTTCGTATCGCCATGAACGGTATCACCGGTCGCATGGGCTACCGCCAGCACCTGTTGCGGTCCATCCTGCCGATCCGCGACCAGGGTGGCATCACCTTGGCCGACGGACGCAAGATCACCGTCCAACCCATCCTGGTCGGACGGAACGAAGAGAAGATCAAGGAACTGGCCCGCCTCCACAAGATCGAGCACTGGACCACCGACCTCGACGGGATCATCCACGACGCGAGCGTCGACATCGTCTTCGACGCCTCCATGACCTCGCTGCGCAACGAGACCCTGACCAAGGCCATCAACGCCGGCAAACACATCTTCACCGAAAAGCCCACCGCCGAGACCCTCGAGGAGGCCATCGAGCTGGCCCGGCTCGCCAAGACGGCAGGCATCACCGCCGGGGTCGTGCACGACAAGCTCTACCTCCCCGGACTGGTCAAGCTGCGCCGCCTGGTCGACGAGGGATTCTTCGGCCGCATCCTGTCGCTGCGCGGGGAATTCGGCTACTGGGTCTTCGAGGGCGACGTGCAATCCGCCCAGCGCCCCAGCTGGAACTACCGCCTGGCCGACGGCGGCTCGATGACCACCGACATGTACTGCCACTGGAACTACGTCCTGGAAGGGATCATCGGCAAGGTCAAGTCGGTCACCTCCAAGACCGCCACCCACATCCCCGCACGCTGGGACGAGCAGGACAACGAGTACCAGGCCACCGCCGACGATGCCGCCTACGGCATCTTCGAGCTCGAGACCCCGGACGGGGACCCGGTCGTGGCCCAGATCAACTCCTCCTGGGCAGTGCGCGTGTACCGCGACGAGCTCGTGGAATTCCAGATCGACGGCACCCACGGCTCGGCTGTCGCCGGGTTGAACAAGTGCGTGGCCCAGCAGCGCGCCCACACCCCCAAGCCAGTGTGGAACCCGGACCTTCCGGTCACCGAGTCCTTCCGCGACCAGTGGCTCGAGGTCCCGGCCAACGACGAGCTGGACAACGGCTTCAAGCGCCAGTGGGAAGAATTCCTTGAAGACGTCGCCAACAAGCGCGAGCACCGCTTCGGCCTGCTCTCGGCCGCCCGCGGCGTCCAGCTGGCCGAGCTCGGCCTGCTCTCCGCCGCCGAGCGCCGCACCATCGACATCCCGGAGGTGGCGCTGTGA
- a CDS encoding sugar phosphate isomerase/epimerase family protein has product MSFELSLNTGTTPNLNLEEAVRHTAEAGLSHIGLWRHLLVDGAEAAAKVVSAAGLSVSSLCRGGFLTAAEPAGQAAALQENRQAIREAAALGTRELIMVVGGLPAAAHVLGGEGERNDRDVAGARARVADRLAELVPFAAEHDVRLVLEPLHPMYAADRAVLSTLEQALDMAAGHPAATVGVVVDTFHVWWDPRLAELIARAGTEGRLASYQVCDFNLPIAADALKSRGMMGDGYVDFASISRWVAEAGYTGPVEVEIFNEQINAQDAALTLATMKQRYNDLVLPSLRGVGSLV; this is encoded by the coding sequence ATGAGCTTCGAACTGTCCCTGAACACCGGCACCACGCCGAACCTCAACCTCGAGGAAGCGGTGCGCCACACCGCCGAGGCCGGGCTGAGCCATATCGGGCTCTGGCGGCACCTGTTGGTCGACGGCGCCGAGGCGGCGGCCAAGGTGGTTTCCGCCGCCGGGCTTTCCGTCTCCTCGCTCTGCCGCGGAGGTTTCCTCACCGCGGCCGAACCGGCCGGACAAGCCGCAGCCCTTCAGGAGAACCGCCAGGCGATCCGCGAGGCGGCGGCCCTGGGCACCCGCGAACTGATCATGGTCGTCGGCGGCCTGCCCGCCGCCGCCCACGTGCTGGGCGGGGAGGGCGAGCGCAACGACCGCGACGTGGCCGGGGCCCGCGCCCGGGTTGCCGACAGGCTTGCCGAGCTCGTCCCGTTTGCCGCCGAACACGATGTGCGCCTGGTCCTGGAGCCCCTGCATCCCATGTATGCCGCGGACCGCGCGGTGCTCTCCACCCTGGAGCAGGCCCTGGACATGGCCGCCGGGCACCCGGCCGCGACGGTCGGCGTGGTGGTCGATACCTTCCACGTCTGGTGGGATCCGCGCCTGGCGGAGCTCATTGCCCGCGCCGGGACCGAGGGCCGGCTGGCCAGCTACCAGGTCTGCGACTTCAACCTTCCGATTGCCGCAGATGCCCTGAAGTCACGTGGCATGATGGGCGACGGATACGTTGATTTTGCCTCGATTTCCCGTTGGGTCGCCGAGGCCGGATACACCGGACCGGTCGAGGTCGAGATCTTCAATGAACAAATCAATGCCCAGGATGCCGCATTGACGCTGGCAACCATGAAGCAGCGCTACAACGACCTGGTCCTGCCGTCCCTGCGGGGCGTCGGGTCCCTGGTCTAG
- a CDS encoding CynX/NimT family MFS transporter: protein MSEGRTPLTLTASPVQHAPAGTAAWVAIVAAGVSAGLHLWKLPAALPLVQAEMGFSLLFAGVLLGVFQGAGILAGLLVSFLSELIGQRRILVAGLLFLVVGSVLGAVSTQTGVLLVSRVLEGLGFILPAVVGPGLIRSHAPAASLNRAFGWWSSFQGIAILTGLIGSAFFLQVASWQALWLLMAALSLVPVVLVVRFVPTDVHTGSRRAVPGLKRIGVTVRSGRVWIAGLVFACYTVQWTAVLGFLPTIYEQGGVEGVGPGVLTAVVGGMNAVGALATGGLMQRGVPARMLINLGFGLMAVTGVLTFALDWSWVSGGMSWQLLCIILFSCAGALVPTTLTRMAVELVPAGGSASATMGLMQQIFNIGNFAGPVAIAWLATATGGWSATWWMTSGFAALGILLALALSERRLGLQLVQT from the coding sequence ATGAGTGAAGGAAGAACACCGTTGACGTTGACAGCTTCGCCCGTGCAGCACGCGCCGGCCGGCACCGCAGCCTGGGTAGCCATCGTTGCCGCCGGGGTGAGCGCCGGACTCCACCTGTGGAAACTGCCTGCCGCCTTGCCGCTGGTCCAGGCAGAGATGGGATTCTCCCTGCTCTTTGCCGGAGTCCTGCTGGGGGTGTTCCAGGGTGCAGGCATCCTGGCCGGGCTCCTGGTCTCCTTCCTCTCTGAGCTCATCGGCCAACGCCGGATACTGGTCGCTGGGTTGCTCTTCCTGGTGGTCGGTTCGGTGCTGGGGGCAGTGTCGACACAAACCGGCGTCTTGCTGGTCTCACGCGTCTTGGAAGGACTGGGGTTCATCCTGCCTGCCGTCGTGGGCCCCGGACTCATCAGGTCCCACGCTCCCGCGGCCTCCCTCAACAGGGCCTTCGGGTGGTGGAGTTCCTTTCAGGGGATTGCCATCCTCACGGGATTGATCGGCAGCGCATTTTTCCTCCAGGTCGCTTCGTGGCAGGCCCTCTGGCTGCTCATGGCGGCCTTGAGCCTGGTCCCCGTGGTGCTGGTTGTGAGGTTTGTCCCGACCGATGTGCACACCGGTTCTCGCCGCGCAGTACCGGGGCTCAAGCGGATCGGTGTCACCGTCCGCTCCGGCCGGGTGTGGATCGCCGGCCTGGTTTTCGCCTGCTACACCGTCCAATGGACGGCCGTGCTGGGGTTCCTTCCCACCATCTACGAACAGGGAGGGGTGGAGGGCGTTGGACCCGGCGTGCTGACGGCGGTGGTTGGCGGAATGAATGCCGTCGGTGCGCTGGCCACCGGAGGCCTGATGCAGCGCGGGGTCCCGGCTCGCATGCTGATCAACCTCGGATTTGGGTTGATGGCGGTCACCGGCGTGCTCACCTTCGCGCTCGATTGGTCGTGGGTTTCCGGCGGCATGTCCTGGCAATTGTTGTGCATCATCTTGTTTTCCTGCGCCGGTGCGCTGGTTCCGACCACCCTGACGCGCATGGCCGTGGAGCTGGTACCCGCGGGCGGCTCGGCATCCGCGACCATGGGGTTGATGCAGCAGATCTTCAACATCGGAAACTTTGCCGGGCCCGTGGCGATTGCCTGGCTTGCCACAGCCACCGGAGGGTGGTCGGCAACGTGGTGGATGACCTCGGGTTTTGCTGCGCTCGGAATTCTGCTGGCCCTGGCCTTGAGTGAGCGCCGGCTGGGTCTGCAGTTGGTCCAGACATAA
- a CDS encoding DUF6807 family protein, which translates to MKASPARICLVGIRGFGLRHLDNIRELEATGQVVLTSAVDRRHQDGERPLGNSVAMYRSLADAAAAGEPVDIVILSTPIDTHFEQGMIAVTMGADLLLEKPPTATLAQFEELLAASEVAGTRIQVGFQSLGSHALPAIDRLLEAGTIGALRAVGATGMWCRDAAYYSRSPWAGKRVLDGVQVVDGVVTNPLAHAVMTALHIAGARAADDIAELSTELFHANDIEADDTSTVSAVTAAGIPVTCALATTASEQQDPFITISGTNGQAVFHYTRDELAITPQDGDTTVHTFGRTNLLADLVRIQRGEATELLCPLAGTGAFMRVLEAVRTAKDPAPIDPALLRFTGEGPQRRVIVPGIEELAQRGIKSPATFSSLGAPWAAPAPTGVPLSVAGQEVAAQRLGTELSGTNSPRPFLHPVRTLGGTVLTDQQPLDHTWHLGVGVAIQDVDGVNFWGGRTYTREAGRYIWRKDHGRINLTESTGDETRREESLDWVGPDGQTILKERRTITANSGPQGSWELGYDFTLVPAASEAVSLGSPGSNGRIAGGYGGFFWRLPAVGEAEIFTEHASGEDEVHGSIAPWLAFSADFGGAEATLVFHAEDADPWFVRCAGYPGIGRSLAWEQPVHTTAANPVSRSVRVLVADGRLGRTQIAGLLAESGILA; encoded by the coding sequence ATGAAAGCATCACCAGCCCGCATCTGTCTTGTTGGTATCCGTGGTTTCGGCCTGCGCCACCTGGACAACATCCGGGAGCTCGAGGCCACAGGCCAGGTGGTGCTGACCAGCGCCGTGGACCGACGCCACCAGGACGGCGAACGGCCGCTGGGCAATTCCGTGGCCATGTACCGCTCGCTGGCCGACGCCGCGGCGGCCGGCGAGCCCGTGGACATCGTCATCCTCTCCACGCCGATCGACACCCACTTCGAGCAGGGCATGATCGCGGTGACCATGGGGGCCGACCTGCTCCTGGAAAAGCCGCCGACGGCCACCCTGGCCCAGTTCGAGGAACTCCTGGCGGCCTCCGAGGTCGCGGGGACCCGCATCCAGGTCGGATTCCAGTCCCTGGGTTCCCACGCGCTGCCCGCCATCGACCGGTTGCTGGAAGCCGGGACCATTGGCGCGTTGCGTGCCGTGGGCGCCACCGGCATGTGGTGCCGCGACGCCGCCTACTACTCACGCTCCCCCTGGGCAGGCAAGCGCGTCCTTGACGGGGTCCAGGTCGTCGACGGAGTCGTCACGAACCCGCTGGCCCACGCAGTGATGACCGCGCTGCACATTGCCGGGGCACGCGCCGCCGACGACATCGCCGAGCTGTCCACCGAACTCTTCCATGCAAACGACATCGAGGCCGACGACACCTCCACCGTCAGTGCCGTCACGGCCGCAGGCATCCCCGTCACCTGCGCGCTGGCCACCACCGCATCCGAGCAGCAGGATCCGTTCATCACCATCTCCGGGACCAACGGGCAGGCCGTCTTCCACTACACCCGCGACGAACTCGCCATCACCCCGCAGGACGGCGACACCACCGTGCACACCTTTGGGCGCACCAACCTGCTGGCGGACCTGGTCCGGATCCAGCGCGGCGAGGCAACCGAACTGTTGTGCCCGCTGGCGGGGACCGGCGCCTTCATGCGGGTGCTCGAGGCCGTGCGCACCGCCAAGGATCCGGCACCCATCGACCCGGCCCTGCTGCGGTTCACCGGTGAAGGCCCCCAGCGCCGCGTGATCGTGCCCGGCATCGAGGAACTGGCCCAACGCGGCATCAAGTCCCCGGCAACGTTCTCCTCGCTCGGCGCCCCCTGGGCGGCACCGGCACCCACCGGGGTGCCGCTGTCGGTGGCCGGGCAGGAAGTGGCAGCCCAGCGCCTGGGCACCGAGCTGTCGGGCACCAATTCCCCGCGCCCCTTCCTGCACCCGGTGCGGACCCTGGGCGGGACCGTCCTGACCGACCAGCAGCCGCTGGACCACACCTGGCACCTGGGTGTCGGAGTGGCGATTCAGGACGTGGACGGCGTGAACTTCTGGGGCGGACGCACGTACACCCGCGAGGCCGGGCGCTACATCTGGCGCAAGGACCACGGCCGGATCAACCTCACCGAGTCCACCGGGGACGAGACGCGCCGCGAGGAATCCCTCGACTGGGTCGGACCGGACGGACAAACCATCTTGAAGGAGCGGCGCACCATCACCGCCAACTCCGGGCCGCAGGGAAGCTGGGAACTGGGCTACGACTTCACCCTGGTGCCCGCGGCATCCGAAGCGGTCAGCCTCGGCAGCCCCGGTTCCAACGGACGGATCGCCGGGGGCTACGGCGGGTTCTTCTGGCGCCTGCCCGCCGTCGGCGAGGCGGAGATCTTCACCGAGCATGCCAGCGGCGAAGACGAGGTGCACGGCAGCATCGCCCCGTGGCTGGCCTTCAGTGCGGACTTCGGCGGCGCCGAGGCAACCCTGGTGTTCCACGCCGAGGATGCGGACCCCTGGTTTGTGCGTTGCGCCGGCTACCCGGGCATCGGGCGCTCGCTGGCCTGGGAACAGCCGGTTCACACCACCGCCGCGAACCCGGTCTCCCGCTCCGTACGGGTGCTGGTGGCCGACGGTCGGCTCGGACGCACCCAAATCGCCGGTCTGTTGGCCGAGTCCGGGATCCTGGCTTGA